A region from the Oenococcus kitaharae DSM 17330 genome encodes:
- a CDS encoding replication initiation protein, producing the protein MDKIVKYANEMNKVSFRQLTASEYDTLFAIVSQIKDQGARELTLSFDQIKSLIRWDKSQREELFVKTLINMYDKIINLKFNRTSDDGNIISRFVVFSRYSINKEKQTALIAVSADFWQLFNLLFDNFTTFMLDDLVYISTSYGKELFRNIKQFRTQGYLYWSIEIFRQKLMVPDSFSTGKAFQRVFGKRTLKQLQTAIPGFTYKKKTSRKRGNPVIGIEFSWNAEKFNEDYLKRNTSKKDFVQLELLNQTAEKQKSAKKKLSERTIPLTKIGKNDEPLLR; encoded by the coding sequence ATGGATAAGATAGTCAAATATGCTAATGAGATGAATAAGGTTAGCTTTCGTCAGCTGACAGCAAGCGAATACGATACTTTATTTGCCATCGTTTCTCAGATTAAGGATCAAGGTGCAAGAGAATTAACGCTCTCTTTTGATCAGATTAAGTCGCTGATTCGTTGGGATAAAAGTCAAAGAGAAGAATTATTTGTTAAGACACTGATTAATATGTATGACAAAATTATTAATCTGAAATTTAACAGAACCAGCGATGATGGAAATATTATTAGCAGATTTGTTGTCTTTTCCAGATATTCGATTAATAAAGAAAAACAGACAGCTCTCATTGCTGTCTCTGCTGATTTTTGGCAGTTATTTAATCTCTTGTTTGATAATTTCACGACATTTATGTTAGATGATCTAGTGTATATTTCAACGAGCTATGGTAAGGAGCTCTTTAGAAATATTAAGCAGTTTCGGACCCAAGGCTATCTTTATTGGAGCATAGAAATATTTAGGCAGAAGCTTATGGTTCCAGATTCCTTTAGTACGGGGAAAGCCTTTCAAAGAGTTTTTGGCAAAAGAACACTCAAGCAGTTACAAACGGCGATTCCAGGCTTCACGTATAAAAAAAAGACCTCTCGCAAACGAGGAAATCCAGTGATCGGGATTGAATTCTCATGGAATGCTGAAAAGTTCAATGAAGATTATTTGAAGCGTAACACTTCTAAAAAGGATTTTGTGCAGTTAGAATTGTTGAATCAAACTGCCGAAAAACAAAAGTCAGCAAAGAAAAAACTTAGTGAGCGTACTATTCCGCTAACTAAAATCGGTAAAAATGATGAA
- a CDS encoding RelB/DinJ family addiction module antitoxin, with the protein MATLEKEKDRRQVSFKSNTALVKKARKVFAEQDLNLTEVMNEFLEHVAQTGVIPFKTKTDKKREQMITDLKSQIDKSFASYEAGHVVSQEEMKARYGL; encoded by the coding sequence ATGGCAACTTTAGAAAAAGAAAAGGATCGTCGTCAAGTAAGCTTTAAGTCCAATACTGCTTTAGTCAAAAAAGCTCGGAAAGTTTTTGCTGAACAAGATCTGAACTTAACTGAAGTGATGAATGAATTTTTAGAGCATGTTGCTCAGACTGGAGTGATTCCCTTTAAAACCAAAACAGATAAAAAAAGAGAACAGATGATTACAGATCTCAAGTCCCAGATTGACAAAAGTTTTGCCAGTTATGAAGCTGGCCATGTCGTCAGTCAAGAAGAGATGAAAGCACGCTATGGTCTCTAA
- a CDS encoding type II toxin-antitoxin system RelE/ParE family toxin: MVSKHYEIKYAIEVSDKIDQIYAYTLNLSRSKETAQKTVGQLILAIDRLNVFPEAGLDIDQKIGVQLRPPYKTYGLIAGKYIVIYEIVESSVVLISQILAANSDWIELLTKQAN; encoded by the coding sequence ATGGTCTCTAAGCACTACGAAATCAAATATGCTATTGAAGTATCTGACAAAATTGATCAGATTTATGCTTATACCTTAAATTTAAGCCGTTCCAAAGAAACAGCTCAGAAAACGGTTGGCCAGCTTATTTTAGCGATTGACCGTTTAAATGTTTTTCCAGAAGCGGGTTTGGATATTGATCAAAAGATTGGCGTTCAGTTAAGACCGCCTTATAAGACTTATGGACTGATTGCTGGCAAGTATATTGTCATCTATGAAATCGTAGAGTCATCAGTGGTTTTGATTTCTCAGATACTGGCGGCCAATAGTGATTGGATTGAGTTACTGACTAAACAGGCTAATTAA